Proteins encoded by one window of Rhodamnia argentea isolate NSW1041297 chromosome 6, ASM2092103v1, whole genome shotgun sequence:
- the LOC115745034 gene encoding putative phospholipid-transporting ATPase 9 — protein MAGGRKRKHHFGRIHASSSGKDSFFGEHFLIGGPGFSRVVFCNDPDCIEAGLQKYDSNYVRSTKYTLATFLPKSLFEQFRRVANVYFLLCALLSFTPMSPYSALSNVLPLVVVIGVTMAKEIIEDWRRKKQDIEVNNRKVKVHQGDGVFVDTKWRDLKVGAVVKVEKDEFFPADLILLSSSYDEAICYVETTNLDGETNLKLKQALDATSKLQEDSDFQNFRAMIRCEDPNANLYSFIGTLDLGQEHHPLSPQQLLLRDSKLRNTDYIYGVVIFTGHDTKVIQNSTAPPSKRSKIERRTDKIVYFLFALLVLLSIIGSIFFGISTSEDLGGGFMTRWYLRPDKTTIYYDPKRAAIAALLHFLTALMLYSYFIPISLYVSIEIVKVLQSIFINQDLYMYYEEGDKPAQARTSNLNEELGQVDTILSDKTGTLTCNSMEFIKCSVAGTAYGTGVTEVERAIARRKGSPLDEEVAGEEVHTEDKTSVKGFNFTDERIMNDNWVNEPRADVIQKFLRLLAICHTAIPEVDEETGRTSYEAESPDEAAFVIAARELGFEFFERTQTSISVRELDPMSGKRVERTYKLLSILEFSSSRKRMSVIVMNEEGKLLLLTKGADSVMLERLSETGSEYVKQTKEHVNEYANAGLRTMVLAYRELDEGEYSEFNEAFTAAKNIVSADREEEIEAVEERIEKDLILLGATAVEDKLQNGVPDCIDKLAQAGIKMWVLTGDKMETAINIGFACSLLRQGMKQIIINSETLENKSLEKARDSSAAAAAVKASVLRQINEGKALLDASRESPDALALIIDGNSLTYALEDDAKDMFLDLAIGCASVICCRSSPKQKALVTRLVKLRTGGTTLAIGDGANDVGMLQEADIGVGISGFEGMQAVMSSDIAIAQFRFLERLLLVHGHWCYRRMSSMICYFFYKNIAFGFTLFYFEAYAAFSGEAAYNDWYLSFYNVFFTSLPVIALGVFDQDVSACLCLRFPLLYQEGVQNMLFSWGRILGWVLNGVLSATCVFFFCVYSVETQAFRKGGEVVGFEILGTTMYTCVVWVVNCQMALSINYFTYIQHLFIWGGIIFWYIFLLAYGAMDPDISTTAYMVFLEACAPAFSFWLITLFVVVSSLLTYFIYSAVQMRFFPMYHQMIHWIRNDGQSDDPEYCQLVRQRSLKPTTVGFTARYEATSRRFEEIKAEEE, from the exons ATGGCCGGTGGTAGGAAAAGGAAGCACCATTTCGGCCGAATCCACGCTTCTTCGAGCGGGAAAGACTCCTTCTTCGGCGAGCATTTCCTGATCGGAGGGCCTGGTTTTTCGAGAGTGGTGTTCTGCAACGACCCGGATTGCATTGAGGCCGGTCTTCAGAAGTATGATAGTAACTACGTGAGAAGCACAAAGTACACCCTTGCCACATTCCTTCCCAAGTCATTGTTTGAGCAGTTCAGGAGGGTGGCCAACGTATATTTCCTCCTCTGCGCTTTGTTATCTTTCACTCCTATGTCTCCTTACTCCGCCCTCAGCAATGTGCTTCCTCTGGTTGTCGTTATCGGAGTCACGATGGCCAAGGAGATTATAGAAGATTGGCGGAGGAAGAAGCAG GACATCGAAGTCAACAATAGAAAGGTAAAAGTGCATCAGGGTGATGGTGTTTTCGTCGACACTAAATGGCGAGATTTGAAAGTCGGAGCTGTTGTGAAGGTAGAGAAGGACGAATTCTTCCCAGCTGACCTGATCTTGCTCTCATCCAGTTATGACGAAGCAATTTGCTATGTTGAGACCACAAATCTTGATGGAGAAACCAACCTGAAGCTAAAACAAGCACTTGATGCAACTTCGAAATTGCAAGAGGACtcggattttcaaaattttagggcCATGATTAGGTGTGAAGACCCAAATGCGAACTTGTACTCTTTCATTGGGACCTTGGATCTTGGGCAAGAACACCACCCTCTAAGTCCTCAGCAACTTCTGCTAAGGGACTCGAAACTACGTAATACAGATTACATTTATGGGGTGGTCATTTTCACAGGTCATGACACGAAGGTCATTCAGAATTCAACAGCACCGCCCTCCAAGAGAAGCAAGATCGAGAGAAGAACAGATAAGATTGTGTACTTTTTGTTCGctctcttggttcttctgtctATCATTGGCTCGATATTCTTTGGAATTTCTACTAGTGAAGACCTTGGAGGCGGATTTATGACAAGGTGGTATCTACGACCGGACAAGACGACAATTTACTATGACCCTAAAAGAGCGGCGATTGCAGccttattgcattttttgacAGCACTAATGTTGTACAGCTATTTCATCCCCATTTCCTTGTATGTGTCCATAGAAATCGTGAAGGTTCTTCAAAGCATCTTCATTAATCAAGATCTGTATATGTACTATGAGGAAGGAGACAAGCCTGCTCAGGCCCGTACCTCAAACTTGAATGAAGAACTAGGCCAGGTTGACACGATTCTCTCCGATAAAACCGGTACTTTGACCTGCAACTCCATGGAATTCATTAAGTGTTCAGTGGCTGGTACTGCTTATGGCACCGGAGTCACGGAAGTAGAAAGGGCTATTGCCAGGAGGAAAGGGTCGCCTTTAGATGAAGAGGTGGCAGGAGAGGAAGTCCATACTGAGGACAAGACATCTGTAAAGGGATTTAATTTCACTGATGAACGGATTATGAATGATAACTGGGTAAATGAGCCTCGGGCAGACGTCATCCAGAAGTTCCTGCGCTTGTTAGCAATTTGCCACACTGCAATCCCAGAAGTGGATGAAGAAACAGGAAGAACCTCATATGAAGCTGAATCACCAGATGAGGCAGCATTTGTTATTGCAGCGAGAGAacttggttttgaattttttgagagGACTCAGACGAGCATCTCAGTGCGTGAATTAGACCCGATGTCAGGAAAAAGAGTGGAAAG AACCTATAAGCTGCTAAGTATCTTGGAGTTCAGTAGCTCGAGGAAGCGGATGTCTGTAATTGTGATGAATGAGGAGGGGAAGCTGCTACTCCTCACTAAAGGAGCTGACAG TGTCATGTTGGAGAGACTATCAGAAACTGGAAGCGAATATGTAAAACAGACAAAGGAGCACGTAAATGAATATGCCAATGCAGGTTTGAGGACAATGGTGCTAGCATATCGCGAACTTGATGAGGGTGAGTACAGTGAGTTCAACGAAGCATTTACGGCTGCAAAGAATATAGTTAGTGCCGATCGTGAGGAAGAGATTGAGGCAGTTGAAGAAAGGATCGAGAAGGATTTAATTCTCCTAGGAGCTACAGCTGTCGAGGATAAACTTCAAAATGGG GTTCCTGATTGCATTGACAAACTTGCTCAAGCTGGAATCAAGATGTGGGTTCTCACAGGAGACAAGATGGAAACAGCGATCAATATTGG CTTTGCCTGTAGCTTGCTTAGACAAGGAATGAAGCAGATAATAATCAACTCCGAAACACTGGAGAATAAGTCCTTGGAGAAAGCAAGGGACAGTTCTGCCGCTGCTGCG GCAGTCAAGGCGAGCGTCCTCCGTCAAATAAACGAAGGCAAAGCTTTGCTTGATGCATCTAGGGAAAGCCCTGACGCGTTGGCATTGATCATTGATGGCAACTCACTTACTTATGCTCTGGAAGATGATGCCAAGGACATGTTCCTTGACCTTGCCATTGGCTGTGCATCTGTCATTTGCTGTCGCTCATCTCCCAAACAGAAAGCATTA GTCACAAGGCTGGTTAAACTCAGAACTGGCGGTACCACTTTGGCGATTGGCGATGGTGCAAATGATGTCGGAATGCTTCAGGAAGCAGATATTGGAGTTGGCATCAGTGGATTTGAAGGAATGCAG gcTGTTATGTCCAGCGACATTGCGATTGCGCAGTTCCGGTTCCTGGAAAGGTTGCTTCTTGTCCACGGGCATTGGTGTTACAGAAGGATGTCTTCAATG ATCTGCTATTTCTTCTACAAGAACATTGCCTTTGGCTTCACGCTCTTCTACTTCGAGGCCTATGCCGCATTCTCTGGAGAAGCAGCTTACAACGATTGGTATCTCTCGTTTTACAACGTTTTCTTCACCTCGCTTCCCGTAATTGCCCTCGGAGTATTCGACCAAGACGTCTCAGCTTGCTTATGTCTCAGG TTCCCGCTTCTATACCAAGAAGGCGTGCAAAATATGCTATTCAGCTGGGGCAGAATCCTCGGATGGGTGTTAAACGGAGTCCTCAGTGCAACTtgcgtcttcttcttctgtgtCTATTCCGTGGAGACTCAAGCGTTTAGGAAAGGAGGAGAAGTGGTCGGCTTCGAAATCCTTGGAACGACAATGTACACCTGCGTCGTTTGGGTCGTCAACTGCCAGATGGCGCTATCGATCAACTACTTCACATACATTCAACATCTCTTCATCTGGGGAGGGATTATATTTTGGTACATATTCCTCTTAGCATACGGAGCAATGGACCCTGACATATCCACGACTGCCTATATGGTCTTCCTCGAGGCGTGCGCCCCGGCTTTCTCCTTTTGGCTCATCACGCTCTTCGTTGTGGTCTCGTCGCTCCTGACATACTTCATTTACTCAGCCGTTCAAATGCGGTTTTTCCCAATGTACCATCAGATGATACATTGGATAAGGAATGATGGGCAATCGGATGATCCTGAGTACTGTCAACTGGTGCGCCAGAGATCGTTGAAGCCCACCACAGTCGGTTTCACAGCTCGTTATGAGGCAACATCGAGACGCTTCGAGGAGATCAAGGCTGAAGAAGAATGA
- the LOC125315630 gene encoding probable calcium-binding protein CML15 yields the protein MAAATLRVDQLSQLRDIFARFDMDSDGSLTILELAALLRSLGLKPSGDQVHVLLSNMDANGNGLVEFDELVNVILPDMNEDVLINQEQLLGVFRSFDRDGNGYITAAELAGAMAKMGQPLTYKELREMIKEADADGDGVISFNEFATVMAKSASDIFGKSFS from the coding sequence atggCCGCGGCGACGCTGCGGGTCGACCAGCTGAGCCAGCTGAGGGACATCTTCGCGCGGTTCGACATGGACTCCGACGGCAGTCTGACGATCCTGGAGCTGGCGGCGCTCCTCCGCTCTCTCGGGCTCAAGCCGTCGGGGGACCAGGTCCACGTCCTGCTCAGCAACATGGACGCCAACGGCAACGGCCTGGTCGAGTTTGACGAGCTGGTGAACGTGATATTGCCGGACATGAACGAGGACGTGCTGATCAACCAGGAGCAGCTCCTGGGGGTGTTCCGCTCCTTCGACCGCGACGGCAACGGGTACATCACGGCGGCGGAGCTAGCCGGGGCAATGGCCAAGATGGGTCAGCCGCTGACGTACAAGGAGCTCAGGGAGATGATCAAGGAGGCCGATGCGGACGGCGATGGTGTGATTAGCTTTAATGAGTTTGCCACCGTGATGGCGAAGTCGGCCTCTGATATTTTCGGCAAGTCCTTCTCCTAA